The proteins below are encoded in one region of Megalops cyprinoides isolate fMegCyp1 chromosome 14, fMegCyp1.pri, whole genome shotgun sequence:
- the rcan1a gene encoding calcipressin-1a isoform X1 — protein MQQPEKGEEEEAPVDVHFTDLPNALIACKVAEDVFTDHQLKASFEALFRAFDSSATFQFFKSFRRVRINFTDALAAAEARVRLHKSDFNGKEMRLYFAQSVHIGSPRLEPPKPDKQFLISPPASPPVGWEQAQDATPVINYDLLCAISKLGPGEKYELHTGTTTTPSVVVHVCESDQESSGGEEEEGGKRPRPKIIQTRRPEFTPAVLQ, from the exons ATGCAGCAGCCGGAAAAaggtgaagaggaggaggcccCAGTCGATGTCCACTTCACCGACCTGCCAAACGCGCTCATCGCCTGCAAAGTAGCTGAGGATGTATTCACCGATCACCAGTTAAAG GCCAGCTTCGAGGCGCTGTTCCGCGCTTTCGACAGCAGCGCCACCTTCCAGTTCTTCAAGAGCTTCCGTCGCGTGCGCATCAACTTCACCGACGCCCTGGCTGCCGCCGAGGCCCGGGTGCGGCTGCACAAGAGCGACTTCAACGGCAAGGAGATGCGGCTGTACTTCGCCCAG tCGGTACACATCGGAAGCCCTCGTCTGGAGCCGCCCAAGCCTGACAAGCAGTTCCTGATCTCGCCCCCCGCCTCCCCTCCTGTGGGCTGGGAGCAGGCGCAGGACGCCACGCCTGTCATCAACTATGACCTGCTGTGTGCCATCTCCAAGCTGGGGCCag gGGAGAAGTACGAGCTCCACACgggcaccaccaccacccccagcgTGGTCGTGCACGTGTGCGAGAGCGACCAGGAGAGCTCCGgcggcgaggaggaggaggggggcaagCGGCCCCGCCCCAAAATCATCCAGACGCGCCGCCCGGAGTTCACCCCCGCGGTCCTGCAGTGA
- the LOC118789090 gene encoding chloride intracellular channel protein 4-like gives MILWLKGVVFNVTTVDLKRKPAELQDLAPGTNPPFVTFNGEVKVDVNKIEEFLEEKLVPPRYPRLAVKHPESNTAGIDVFAKFSAYIKNPRKDANDGLEKALLKSLKRLDEYLRSPLSYEIDADSPDDPEESTRSFLDGPDLTLADCNLLPKLHIIKVVARKYRNFEIPADMIGVWRYLHNAYQREEFINTCPADHEIEFAYLNVAKRIT, from the exons ATGATCCTGTGGCTGAAAGGGGTCGTCTTCAACGTCACCACCGTGGACCTCAAGAG GAAACCAGCTGAACTGCAGGACCTGGCTCCCGGGACAAATCCTCCATTCGTCACATTCAACGGAGAGGTGAAAGTCGACGTCAACAAGATCGAGGAGTtcctggaggagaagctggtCCCCCCACG GTACCCCAGACTGGCTGTTAAGCACCCAGAGTCAAACACTGCTGGAATCGACGTGTTTGCTAAGTTTTCTGCCTACATTAAGAACCCTCGTAAGGATGCAAATGATG gcCTGGAGAAGGCTCTGCTGAAGTCTCTGAAGCGGCTGGATGAGTACCTGAGGTCCCCTCTGTCATACGAGATCGACGCAGACAGTCCTGACGACCCCGAGGAGTCCACACGCAGCTTCCTGGATGGGCCAGATCTCACATTGGCCGACTGCAACCTGCTTCCCAAACTGCACATCATCAAG GTGGTAGCCAGGAAGTATAGAAACTTTGAGATCCCGGCAGATATGATTGGAGTGTGGAGATACCTGCACAATGCATACCAGAGAGAGGAATTCATCAACACCTGCCCTGCTGACCACGAGATCGAGTTTGCTTACCTGAACGTTGCCAAAAGGATCACATAA
- the LOC118788726 gene encoding uncharacterized protein LOC118788726: protein MPQRNNTDLQYLLASWLQQYLNGTWSSPGPLATSTHLSSHPLQHQSHAQRPDQGEGQGVVYILLMVGLFSFFTFGIMLSYIRSRKMESSQDPFHQYIARDWSRAMRDPLVIGNPSALVQLPG from the exons ATGCCACAGAGGAATAACACAGACCTGCAGTACCTGCTGGCCTCCTGGCTGCAGCAGTATCTGAATGGGACATGGAGTTCACCAGGGCCTCTGGCTACCAGCACCCACCTGTCGTCCCACCCCCTTCAGCACCAAAGCCATGCTCAGCGCCCGGATCAGGGCGAGGGTCAGGGCGTGGTCTACATCCTGCTCATGGTCGGCCTCTTCAGCTTCTTCACCTTCGGCATCATGCTCAGCTACATCCGCTCCCGGAAGATGGAGAGCTCCCAGGATCCCTTTCACCAGTACATTGCCCGAGACTGGTCCCGGGCGATG AGGGACCCCCTCGTCATCGGCAACCCCTCCGCGCTGGTGCAACTACCAGGCTGA
- the rcan1a gene encoding calcipressin-1a isoform X2, with protein MHLKTMKCDRFCLIASLESQEVFSKPEARASFEALFRAFDSSATFQFFKSFRRVRINFTDALAAAEARVRLHKSDFNGKEMRLYFAQSVHIGSPRLEPPKPDKQFLISPPASPPVGWEQAQDATPVINYDLLCAISKLGPGEKYELHTGTTTTPSVVVHVCESDQESSGGEEEEGGKRPRPKIIQTRRPEFTPAVLQ; from the exons atgcacctgaAGACCATGAAGTGCGACCGCTTCTGTCTGATTGCCTCACTGGAGAGCCAGGAAGTGTTCAGCAAGCCTGAAGCTCGG GCCAGCTTCGAGGCGCTGTTCCGCGCTTTCGACAGCAGCGCCACCTTCCAGTTCTTCAAGAGCTTCCGTCGCGTGCGCATCAACTTCACCGACGCCCTGGCTGCCGCCGAGGCCCGGGTGCGGCTGCACAAGAGCGACTTCAACGGCAAGGAGATGCGGCTGTACTTCGCCCAG tCGGTACACATCGGAAGCCCTCGTCTGGAGCCGCCCAAGCCTGACAAGCAGTTCCTGATCTCGCCCCCCGCCTCCCCTCCTGTGGGCTGGGAGCAGGCGCAGGACGCCACGCCTGTCATCAACTATGACCTGCTGTGTGCCATCTCCAAGCTGGGGCCag gGGAGAAGTACGAGCTCCACACgggcaccaccaccacccccagcgTGGTCGTGCACGTGTGCGAGAGCGACCAGGAGAGCTCCGgcggcgaggaggaggaggggggcaagCGGCCCCGCCCCAAAATCATCCAGACGCGCCGCCCGGAGTTCACCCCCGCGGTCCTGCAGTGA